The segment GACGCACGCTCCGCGCAGTGGCGGGGGGGGGGGTGGGGCCCCCCCCACCCCCCCCCCCCCAGCGGGGCCCCGGGGGGGGGGGCGCCCCGGGGGCCCCCCCCCCCCCGGGGGGGGGGGGGCGCCCGGGGGGCGCCCCCCCCGGGGGCCCCCCCGGGGGGGGGGGGTGGGGGGGGGGCCCCCCCCCCCCCCCGCCACTGCGCGGAGCGTGCGTCTCGCCGCTCACGCGGCGCTTACTCCGTGGGCGGCTTCTTCGTGATGCCAGCCGGCGCCGACGTCGGGCCGGCTGCCGGCGCCGGCTTGGCCGGCGCGGCACGGGGGGCCGCCAACCGCATCTTGGAGAGCACGCGGTCGGTGATGTCCAGATTCTTGTCCGCCGACACGATGAACGCACCGGCCGCCACGTCGAAGATGAAGGCGTAGCCGCCTTCCATGCGCACGTCGTCGAGCACCTTGCGCAGGTTCTCCATGATGGGCTGCATCAGCTCTTCCTGCCGCTCCTGCGCCTGCGACTGGAGCTTCTGCGCCTCGGCGCCCCACTTCTGCTCCTTCTCGCGCAGCGTCTTGAGGCGCGCGTCCTTGGCCGCCCCCTGCAGCGTCGGCTCTTCCTTCGCCCACGCCTCGTTCATCGCCTGCAGTGAATCCTGGAGCTTCTGCAGCTGCGTACGGACGCCCGTCATCTCCTTTTCAAACGACGCCTCGGCCTCGGCACGTCCCGGCGCCCCCTGAAGCAGCGCCTGCGAGTTGACGAACGCGAACTTTTGAGCCGCCTGCGCCGTGGCCAGCGAAGGCACGGCTGCGAAGAGGGCAATGGCACCGACAAACGAGAGCACGCGCATGGTGATGTCCTGTGTTAGAAGAGCTGACCGAGACGGAAGTGGAACTGCCAGCGCGGGTCCTTCTCCAGACGCAGCGTGGCGACATTGACCGACTGGCGGTCGAAGCCATAGGCCAGATCGAGTCCGAGCGGACCGAGCGGCGTAACGGTAGATACCCCGAAACCGGCCGAACGGAAGAGGCGGGTGGGATTGATCTGTCGGGCGGAGGCCCAGTTGTTCCCGGCGTCGGCGAAGACGTTGAAGTAGAACATCTGGTTGAACCGGAGCCCGATTTCTCCGGTCATGGTCATGAAGGCGTTACCGAACGACGCGGGGTCGGAGCGGAACTGGTCCGTCCCCGGGTTGAACCCCTGCGGCGTAATGGAGAATTCCGGGTACCCGCGAAGCGATTGCCCGAACATCACGCCACCCACGGCGAACTGCTGCTGGAAGAAGAACGGGCCCGAGTTGCCGAAGAGCGCGCCGCTGCGCGCCGTGAGCCCCATGGTCAACTTGATCGGCTGCGACCCCGGGTTGCTGCCGCCGAACTGCCCCAGCAGCGCATACCCCCGCATTTCGGTGGTGAGCCGCTGGAAGTTGACGGTGCCACCGAATGGCCCACCGCTCAGGTCCAGTTGCAGCGATCGCAGCGACCCCTGGGTGGCGAAGGGCATGTCCACGCGGGTGTCGTACTGATACTCGAGTCCCACATTGGAGCGCAGGCAGTTCCGTGAGCAACTGCCGACAATGGTGCCCGACGTGAACGTCGCATTTTCGACGTTGTACGACACGGCCACCGTGGAGAAGAACGACCACGGGGTGGGAATGCCGAGGCGGAACTGCGAACCGGTGCGGATGTTCTGGCCGAGGTTGCCGACGATGAAGCGCGACTGCGTGCGGTAGGCGCTGAGCGCCCCAGACAGGCGCGAGCCCTTGAGGGCCGGGTCGGTGTAGGTGGCGGTGAAGTCGTTGAAGAACCGGCCGTACTGCCAGTTGAGGCGCCCGGACTTGCACAGGCCGAAGAGATTGGGCTGCTCGAGGCCGACGAAACCACCGAACCCCACGCCCCCCTGCCCCATGGAGGCGCCGAAGTTCACCGACCCGGTACGCTTCTCCTTCACGCGGAACACGATGTCCACGTCTCCCTGCTCGTTGATCGGACGATAGTCCGGAAACGGCATGGGCTGCTCGAAGAAGTTCATGTTGCCGATGCTCTGATAGCTGCGAATCAGCGCCTGCTGATTGAACGGCCCCCCGGGCACCAGGAAGATCTGCCGACGGATGCAGTCATCGGCGGTGAAGTCGTTGCCGACGATCTCGATGCGATTGACGATAGCCGGGTTCTTTTCGTCGATTTCCCAGCGCAGGTTGGCGGTAGGCACCGAATCGTTGCCTTCGTAACGGCGCTCGACCACGGGGCGGACACTGGCGTACAGATAGCCGTTGTCGCGGTAGGCGCCGTTGACCTTCTCGAGTGACGCATCCCACTTGGCCTGGTCGAAGACCCCGCGGGGCGCTTCCGGCTGACGAAAGATGAGGCCCATGGCGCGCTGGGTCAGCGTCTTGGTCTCGTTGCCGTCGAAGGGGTAGAACTTGCGCAGATCCTCGGTGTTGAAGCGCCGGTTGCCGGCAATTTCGAAACTGCCCACCCGGAACTGCGGCCCCTCGTCGACGGTGATCTGGACGAGCCCCTTCCCCTTGTCGCGGTCCACCACCAAGGTGTCCTTGGTGATGCGCGCGTCGACATGCCCAAGTCTGGCGTACAGCGCGGGGATGCGCTCGCCCAAGTCGCCGACGTACTTGTCGTCGTCGTATTCACCCTTCTTGAAGAAGAAGAACCCTTCGGGCTTGGTCTTCATCGCCCCCACGATCGTCTTCTCGCGCACCGACCGGTTGCCAAGAATGTCGATGGCGGAGATGGCCAGCCGACGCCCTTCGTCGACGGTGTAGGCAAGGGCAATGCGCCCATCGCTCATGGCGGTGGAATCGATCGTGACCTGCGCGAGATAGTAGCCGGCGTTCTCGTACACCGAGTCGATCTTGGCCTTCGCGCGGGCCACCTGGAGCGGATCAATGGGCCGGCCGATGAGCAGGTCGACCTTGTCCCGGATGGATCGCTCCGAGATGGCCTTGGGCCCGGTCACCGTGATGTCGCCGAGGATCAGCCGCTCCCGCACCTGCACCACCGTCAGCACCTGTCCCGGTACCGATTCCAGATCGCACAGGATCTGCACGTCGTCGAACTCGCCCATGGCATAAAGGGCCTTGAGCGTGCGCTGCAACGTGGGGAAGTTGAGCGTCGCCCCCTTCGTAATCCCCGCCTCCGTGCGAATGCGCGCCTCGTTGACGCGCGCATTGCCCCGCACGGCGAGCGAATCGGCGGTCGTGCAGCGCCCGGCCACCTCCTGCGCCGACAGCGCCTCGGGCGCCGCCGTGAGCATGGCAGCGGCCAGCGCGCCGACGCGCAGCGGCATCGTACCGGCGGCACGTACGAACGCCCCCAGGCGCGCAGCCAGTGGGCGCGCTGCCGGAGGGACGGAAGACAGGGAAACGCGTTTCAGCATAGCCTCGAAATATACACGGGCGCGCGGGAAGGGCCGAGTCCTCGGGCGCGGTTTCTACCCCGCCCGGGCCAAAACGGCCGGATCCCGCAAGGGACCCGGCCGTTTGACACGCGCGGTACCACCCACCGTTGCCCGCCGCCGGCGATCAGCTGGCCTGCGGGGTGGCCGAGAGTACGCGGAACTCGAGCTTCTCCTTCTCGGTGGTCGAAACGGCCACCTCGATGTCGTCGCCTCGGGAGAACTCGCCCATGAGCAACTTCTCCGAGAGCGGATCCTCGACATAGCGCTGGATGGCCCGCTTGAGCGGCCGGGCGCCGAAGTGCTCGTCGTGCCCGTGGTTGACCAGGAACTCGGTCGCTTCCGACGTGAGCTTGATGGTGATTTCCTCCTCCGACAGCCGCTTCTGGACGTCGGCGAAGAGGATGGACACGATCTGTGAGATGTGCTCCTTGCCCAGCGGATGGAACACGATGACGTCGTCGAGACGGTTGAGGAACTCGGGGTTGAACACACGCCCCATCTCCTCTTTCACCTTGTCCGCGATGCGCTCGAAATCGCCGCGCGCATCGTTCGTGGCAAAGCCCAGCGACTTGCCGCGCGTGATGTCCTTGGCGCCCACGTTGGACGTCATGATCACCACGGTGTTCTTGAAGTCGATGACCCGTCCGTAGTTGTCGGTGAGGTGTCCTTCATCCAGCACCTGCAGCAGGATGTTGAACACATCCGGGTGCGCCTTCTCGATTTCGTCGAGCAGGATGACGCTGTACGGCTTGCGGCGCACCGCCTTGGTGAGCGTGCCCGAATCCTCGTACCCGACGTAGCCCGGCGGCGCACCGATGAGGCGCGACACGGAGAATTTCTCCATGTACTCGCTCATGTCGACCCGAATGAGGGCAGACGCATCGGCAAACATGAACTTGGCCAGCGAGCGGGCGAGCTCGGTCTTACCGACGCCCGTGGGGCCGGAGAAGATGAATGAGCCGATGGGACGACGCGGGTCCTTGAGCCCGGCACGGCTGCGACGGATGGAGCGGGCGAGCGCCTTGATGGCCTCATCCTGCCCGACGACGCTGGCGTGCAACTCATCTTCCATGCGCAGCAGGCGCGACGTTTCGGCCTCCTGCAGCCTCGTCACCGGAATACCGGTCCACCGGCTCACGATGAACGAAATTTCCTCTTCGCCCAGCGTGGGACGGAACGACTGGCGCCGCTGCTCCCACTCTTCCTGCTTGCGGCGGATCTCCCCCTGCAGCTCGCGTTCATTGTCGCGCAGCGAGGCCGCCCGCTCGAAGTTCTGGTCGCGGACCGCCGCTTCCTTCTCGAGATTGATCTTTTCGAGCTGATCCTTGAGATCGGCCACCTCTGCCGGTGGCACCTGCGCCGCCAGGCGGGCACGGGCGCCAGCTTCGTCGATCACGTCGATCGCCTTGTCCGGGAGGAAGCGATCGGTGATGTAGCGCTCCGAAAGCTTCGCCGCCGCCAGCAGCGTCTCGTCGGGGATGTTCACCCGGTGATGATCCTCGTACTTCTTGCGAAGCCCCTGCAGGATCTGCACGGTTTCGTCGATGGATGGCGGATCGACCACCACCGTCTGAAAACGACGCTCGAGCGCTCCGTCCTTCTCGATGTACTTGCGGTACTCGTTCAGGGTGGACGCCCCCACGCACTGCAGCTCACCGCGCGCCAGTGCCGGCTTGAGCATGTTGCTGGCGTCGATCGCGCCTTCGGCCGCGCCTGCCCCCACGAGCGTGTGCAGCTCGTCGATGAACAGAATGACCTGCTTGTTCTGCGCGATCTCGTTCATGACCGCCTTGAGGCGCTCCTCGAACTGGCCCCGGTACTTCGTGCCGGCGATCACGGCCGCCATATCGAGCGACAGCACGCGGTTCTCGCGCAGGTTCTCCGGGCACTCGCCGTTGGCGATCAGCTGCGCCAGCCCTTCCACGATCGCGGTCTTGCCCACGCCGGGTTCGCCGATGAGCACCGGATTGTTCTTCTTGCGCCGCGACAGCACTTCCATGACGCGCTCAATCTCCTTGGCGCGCCCGATAGTGGGATCGAGCTGTCCCTCGGCCGCGAGCTGCGTGAGATCACGG is part of the Gemmatimonas sp. genome and harbors:
- the bamA gene encoding outer membrane protein assembly factor BamA; amino-acid sequence: MLKRVSLSSVPPAARPLAARLGAFVRAAGTMPLRVGALAAAMLTAAPEALSAQEVAGRCTTADSLAVRGNARVNEARIRTEAGITKGATLNFPTLQRTLKALYAMGEFDDVQILCDLESVPGQVLTVVQVRERLILGDITVTGPKAISERSIRDKVDLLIGRPIDPLQVARAKAKIDSVYENAGYYLAQVTIDSTAMSDGRIALAYTVDEGRRLAISAIDILGNRSVREKTIVGAMKTKPEGFFFFKKGEYDDDKYVGDLGERIPALYARLGHVDARITKDTLVVDRDKGKGLVQITVDEGPQFRVGSFEIAGNRRFNTEDLRKFYPFDGNETKTLTQRAMGLIFRQPEAPRGVFDQAKWDASLEKVNGAYRDNGYLYASVRPVVERRYEGNDSVPTANLRWEIDEKNPAIVNRIEIVGNDFTADDCIRRQIFLVPGGPFNQQALIRSYQSIGNMNFFEQPMPFPDYRPINEQGDVDIVFRVKEKRTGSVNFGASMGQGGVGFGGFVGLEQPNLFGLCKSGRLNWQYGRFFNDFTATYTDPALKGSRLSGALSAYRTQSRFIVGNLGQNIRTGSQFRLGIPTPWSFFSTVAVSYNVENATFTSGTIVGSCSRNCLRSNVGLEYQYDTRVDMPFATQGSLRSLQLDLSGGPFGGTVNFQRLTTEMRGYALLGQFGGSNPGSQPIKLTMGLTARSGALFGNSGPFFFQQQFAVGGVMFGQSLRGYPEFSITPQGFNPGTDQFRSDPASFGNAFMTMTGEIGLRFNQMFYFNVFADAGNNWASARQINPTRLFRSAGFGVSTVTPLGPLGLDLAYGFDRQSVNVATLRLEKDPRWQFHFRLGQLF
- a CDS encoding ATP-dependent Clp protease ATP-binding subunit, whose protein sequence is MNGYNFTERVRKVLAMAREEAARLHHEYVGTEHILLGLIREGEGVAAAVLQNLNVDLDDVTQKIEDTVKKGKAAQATGPDLPYTSRAKKVLELAMAEARDLNHSYVGTEHLLLGLLREEKGIAAQVLTDAGVNLEAARAETLRLLGTELPPGGQQAAPEKAGAGAPPSAGQAKGDKKSKTPALDHFCRDLTQLAAEGQLDPTIGRAKEIERVMEVLSRRKKNNPVLIGEPGVGKTAIVEGLAQLIANGECPENLRENRVLSLDMAAVIAGTKYRGQFEERLKAVMNEIAQNKQVILFIDELHTLVGAGAAEGAIDASNMLKPALARGELQCVGASTLNEYRKYIEKDGALERRFQTVVVDPPSIDETVQILQGLRKKYEDHHRVNIPDETLLAAAKLSERYITDRFLPDKAIDVIDEAGARARLAAQVPPAEVADLKDQLEKINLEKEAAVRDQNFERAASLRDNERELQGEIRRKQEEWEQRRQSFRPTLGEEEISFIVSRWTGIPVTRLQEAETSRLLRMEDELHASVVGQDEAIKALARSIRRSRAGLKDPRRPIGSFIFSGPTGVGKTELARSLAKFMFADASALIRVDMSEYMEKFSVSRLIGAPPGYVGYEDSGTLTKAVRRKPYSVILLDEIEKAHPDVFNILLQVLDEGHLTDNYGRVIDFKNTVVIMTSNVGAKDITRGKSLGFATNDARGDFERIADKVKEEMGRVFNPEFLNRLDDVIVFHPLGKEHISQIVSILFADVQKRLSEEEITIKLTSEATEFLVNHGHDEHFGARPLKRAIQRYVEDPLSEKLLMGEFSRGDDIEVAVSTTEKEKLEFRVLSATPQAS
- a CDS encoding OmpH family outer membrane protein, with protein sequence MRVLSFVGAIALFAAVPSLATAQAAQKFAFVNSQALLQGAPGRAEAEASFEKEMTGVRTQLQKLQDSLQAMNEAWAKEEPTLQGAAKDARLKTLREKEQKWGAEAQKLQSQAQERQEELMQPIMENLRKVLDDVRMEGGYAFIFDVAAGAFIVSADKNLDITDRVLSKMRLAAPRAAPAKPAPAAGPTSAPAGITKKPPTE